One window of the Eucalyptus grandis isolate ANBG69807.140 chromosome 8, ASM1654582v1, whole genome shotgun sequence genome contains the following:
- the LOC120287505 gene encoding uncharacterized protein LOC120287505 — MDREQEEMQFLYFFGIIKESIKIIFTWRKIFSQITVALIFPLSLISLAHIEITDLLFGKINHDELKLDHAKADTPEYNRLIDHVTSDLIELWIFKAVYLVLCLIFSLLSTSAVVYTIACVYTSQSITFGRVMSVIPKVWKRLMITFLWSFFVVFVYNVVTALVIYLLIVLIQSTATALTLVIILLILYFAGLVYITVIWHLAGVISVLEDTYGIQAMFKSKNLIKGKMRVSIALFLLLMIGSPVIQTGFNNLAANGSGSGFVRFGVAVLCFLLLFKWILFGLVVQTMIYFVCKSYHHENIDKLALADHLEAYLLAGYVPLKSHDLQLEQVAV, encoded by the coding sequence ATGGATCGAGAGCAAGAGGAGATGCAATTTCTGTATTTCTTTGGCATCATCAAGGAGTCCATCAAGATCATCTTCACTTGGAGGAAGATCTTCAGCCAAATCACAGTGGCCCTTATATTCCCTCTTTCCTTAATCTCCTTAGCTCACATTGAGATCACCGACTTGCTCTTCGGAAAGATCAACCACGACGAGCTCAAACTCGACCATGCCAAAGCCGACACTCCTGAATACAATAGGCTCATTGACCATGTGACCTCGGACTTAATCGAGCTCTGGATCTTCAAAGCCGTCTACCTCGTCCTGTGTCtgatcttttctcttctttccacaTCCGCGGTCGTGTACACAATCGCGTGCGTGTACACCTCACAATCAATCACTTTCGGGAGAGTGATGAGTGTCATCCCGAAGGTGTGGAAGAGGCTCATGATCACATTCTTATGGAGTTTTTTCGTTGTCTTCGTCTACAATGTCGTGACTGCTCTAGTCATCTATCTCTTGATTGTTCTTATTCAATCTACTGCCACTGCACTAACCCTAGTTATCATCCTCCTCATCTTGTACTTCGCTGGGCTTGTGTATATCACTGTCATTTGGCACTTGGCAGGTGTGATTTCTGTGCTAGAGGACACATATGGTATTCAGGCCATGTTCAAGAGCAAGAACCTGATCAAGGGTAAAATGAGGGTCTCGATAGCTCTCTTCCTCTTGCTGATGATTGGGTCCCCGGTTATCCAAACAGGGTTCAACAACCTTGCGGCCAATGGGTCTGGATCGGGGTTTGTAAGGTTTGGTGTTGCAGTTCTTTGTTTCTTGCTTCTGTTCAAGTGGATCCTCTTCGGTCTCGTCGTGCAAACCATGATCTACTTCGTGTGCAAGTCGTACCACCACGAGAACATCGACAAGCTGGCGCTTGCGGATCATCTCGAGGCCTATCTTTTGGCTGGATACGTCCCTCTCAAATCCCATGACCTACAACTAGAACAAGTCGCCGTATAA